The Thiomonas sp. FB-Cd genome includes a window with the following:
- a CDS encoding RNA-guided endonuclease TnpB family protein gives MKRRKVTLKLYPNAAQMARLEARARLHCELYNAPLEERIDAWHKARKSISYDEQQNVLPQIKADRPELNELGSHALQQTLRRLDLAFQSFFRRVKAGQTPGFPRFKAAKRFAGFAYPDPAGWKLMQHGGRGATLRIGSGEAAMSIRARGRHRFGDQAKPNDITLTRKGGGWFVSVTLRVPESACARQRTADLRRGVDFGINDWATFDDGRTIDNPRWVREELPRLAALQRQRARKKNGSLRFKRLGRRIAQLHDRISNLRRDFVHKETTRMVRQCAVLATEQLAPKNMSRSTRGTVETPGRRVRQKAGLNREILSAGFGMAHPMLAYKAEEAGTRLHLSNTRQLKPSQRCSACWEIVPKTLSQRMHVCPCGHTAPRDQNSAMVVLIDAHNTRDTPGTGVAARPKPLPRQRGKSRSVTRETPATTPCVERREGSSQAPSGAVR, from the coding sequence CTGAAACGGCGCAAAGTCACGCTCAAGCTGTATCCCAATGCCGCGCAGATGGCGCGGCTGGAGGCGCGGGCACGGCTGCACTGCGAGTTGTACAACGCGCCGCTCGAAGAGCGCATCGACGCCTGGCACAAGGCCAGGAAGTCCATCTCTTACGACGAGCAGCAGAACGTCCTGCCGCAGATCAAGGCGGATCGGCCTGAGCTCAACGAACTCGGCAGCCACGCCTTGCAGCAGACGCTGCGGCGGCTGGATCTCGCCTTCCAGTCGTTCTTTCGCCGGGTCAAAGCTGGTCAAACGCCTGGATTCCCGCGGTTCAAGGCCGCGAAGCGGTTCGCGGGCTTTGCCTATCCCGACCCGGCTGGCTGGAAGCTCATGCAGCACGGCGGTCGTGGTGCCACGCTGCGCATTGGCAGTGGCGAGGCTGCGATGTCCATTCGGGCGCGCGGCCGGCACCGCTTCGGCGATCAGGCAAAACCCAACGACATCACCCTCACGCGCAAAGGTGGTGGGTGGTTCGTGTCGGTGACGCTGCGCGTGCCCGAGTCGGCCTGTGCGCGGCAGCGCACCGCCGATCTACGCCGTGGCGTGGACTTCGGGATCAACGACTGGGCGACGTTCGATGATGGACGGACCATCGATAACCCGCGCTGGGTGCGCGAGGAACTGCCGCGCCTTGCCGCGCTGCAGCGGCAGCGCGCCAGGAAGAAGAACGGATCGTTGCGCTTCAAACGGCTCGGGCGTCGCATCGCACAACTGCACGACCGGATTTCCAATCTGCGCCGGGACTTCGTGCACAAGGAAACAACCAGGATGGTGCGGCAATGCGCCGTCCTGGCCACCGAACAACTCGCACCGAAGAACATGAGCCGCAGCACACGCGGCACGGTGGAGACACCGGGCCGTCGCGTGCGGCAGAAGGCCGGACTCAACCGGGAGATTCTCTCGGCGGGGTTCGGCATGGCGCATCCGATGCTCGCGTACAAAGCGGAAGAAGCTGGTACGCGACTGCATCTGAGCAATACGCGCCAGCTCAAACCGTCGCAGCGGTGCTCCGCCTGTTGGGAGATCGTGCCCAAGACGCTGAGCCAACGCATGCATGTGTGCCCGTGCGGGCACACGGCGCCGCGCGACCAGAACAGCGCAATGGTGGTTCTCATCGACGCGCACAACACGCGGGACACGCCTGGCACGGGCGTGGCGGCGAGACCCAAACCTCTGCCACGGCAACGGGGCAAGTCCAGGTCTGTGACCCGCGAAACCCCCGCTACAACGCCATGCGTTGAGCGGCGGGAGGGTTCATCACAAGCCCCCTCCGGAGCGGTTCGTTGA
- a CDS encoding DEAD/DEAH box helicase, whose protein sequence is MSSPAPESQPASFADLGLPEYLLAALRDVGYETPSPIQAATIPILLEGRDLVGQAQTGTGKTAAFALPILARIDVARKYPQALVLAPTRELAIQVAEAFSSYATHLPGFHVLPIYGGQSYVPQLAALKRGAHVVVGTPGRIIDHLERGTLKLDGLAHMVLDEADEMLRMGFIDDVESILKRTPPTRQVALFSATMPQAIRRIASTHLRTPAEITIKAKTSTATQVQQRYWMVSGLHKLDALTRILEVETFDGMIVFARTKLATEELAEKLGARGFSTAALNGDILQAQRERTVQRLKDGQIDILVATDVAARGLDVDRISHVVNYDIPTDTESYVHRIGRTGRAGRSGQAILFVTPRERHLLSAIERATRQPITPMQLPSTQDVNNKRIARFLDRITEAREQEGLEQFQSLIERYEQEHDVPAIEIAAALARMVQGGKPLLLAPGSESTSALSSEGMGARARERSAGPAARAQHTKSFEREVHGDDRVRFPTREPKPARAKPRGLTDIADAALGELEQRVLEARLEKAHAVHEPDDVRAARPAPRRAKPIPGAMAFETYRVEVGRAHGVEVRNLVGAIANEAGLDNKHIGNIAIRDQYSLVDLPAGMPRDVMRTLQKTWVLGHQLKLSAVGEGSKALPVEGATRAKPVAGSGRPTLRASTRAGSTKPAAPKRKPIRR, encoded by the coding sequence TATCTCCTTGCGGCGCTCCGCGACGTGGGTTACGAGACGCCATCGCCCATCCAGGCAGCCACGATACCGATCCTCCTGGAAGGCCGCGATCTGGTCGGCCAGGCCCAGACCGGAACCGGAAAGACAGCGGCGTTCGCTCTTCCAATCCTTGCTCGCATTGATGTCGCCCGCAAGTACCCGCAGGCGCTGGTGCTGGCACCGACGCGTGAACTTGCCATCCAGGTGGCCGAGGCGTTTTCCAGCTACGCCACGCACCTTCCAGGCTTTCATGTTCTGCCAATCTATGGCGGCCAGAGCTATGTGCCGCAACTGGCCGCGCTCAAGCGGGGTGCACACGTGGTGGTGGGCACGCCCGGGCGCATCATCGACCACTTGGAGCGCGGCACGCTCAAGCTCGATGGTTTGGCGCATATGGTGTTGGATGAAGCGGACGAAATGCTGCGCATGGGTTTCATCGACGACGTTGAATCCATCCTGAAGCGGACCCCGCCAACGCGCCAAGTGGCCCTGTTCTCGGCGACCATGCCGCAGGCGATCCGGCGCATTGCCAGCACCCATTTGCGCACGCCTGCGGAAATCACGATCAAGGCCAAAACGAGTACCGCCACACAGGTCCAGCAGCGTTATTGGATGGTCAGCGGCCTGCACAAGCTTGACGCGCTCACGCGCATTCTGGAGGTCGAAACCTTCGATGGCATGATCGTTTTCGCCCGGACCAAGCTGGCCACCGAGGAACTGGCCGAAAAGCTTGGGGCTCGCGGTTTTTCGACGGCGGCCCTCAACGGCGATATTCTCCAGGCCCAGCGCGAGCGCACCGTGCAGCGCCTGAAGGACGGGCAGATCGACATTCTTGTGGCCACCGACGTGGCCGCGCGCGGATTGGATGTGGATCGCATCAGCCATGTGGTGAATTACGACATTCCCACAGACACGGAGAGCTACGTGCATCGCATTGGCCGCACCGGAAGGGCCGGGCGCAGCGGGCAGGCCATCTTGTTCGTGACGCCGCGCGAGCGGCATTTATTGAGCGCGATCGAGCGGGCAACGCGTCAGCCCATCACTCCGATGCAGTTGCCGAGCACACAGGATGTCAACAATAAGCGCATTGCCCGTTTCCTGGATCGCATTACCGAGGCGCGCGAACAAGAAGGGCTTGAACAGTTTCAGAGCTTGATCGAGCGCTATGAACAGGAGCATGACGTTCCGGCGATCGAGATCGCTGCGGCGCTTGCCCGCATGGTGCAAGGTGGCAAGCCGCTTCTGCTTGCGCCCGGCTCGGAATCCACATCTGCCCTGAGCAGCGAAGGCATGGGCGCCCGCGCCCGGGAGCGCTCTGCAGGCCCAGCGGCGCGTGCGCAACACACGAAGAGCTTCGAGCGCGAGGTGCATGGAGACGATCGTGTGAGGTTTCCAACGCGCGAGCCCAAACCAGCGCGCGCCAAGCCTCGGGGTCTCACCGACATTGCCGACGCAGCACTCGGCGAACTGGAACAGCGAGTGCTCGAGGCACGTCTTGAGAAGGCGCATGCGGTGCACGAGCCGGACGATGTCCGGGCCGCACGTCCTGCGCCACGCCGAGCTAAGCCAATACCTGGCGCGATGGCCTTCGAAACCTACCGCGTGGAAGTGGGTCGAGCGCATGGCGTGGAAGTACGCAATTTGGTGGGCGCCATCGCCAACGAGGCCGGGCTGGATAACAAGCATATTGGCAATATCGCCATTCGCGACCAATACAGCCTTGTGGATCTGCCCGCGGGCATGCCTCGGGATGTCATGCGGACCCTCCAGAAAACCTGGGTGCTGGGCCACCAGCTGAAGCTCAGCGCAGTCGGGGAGGGTTCAAAGGCCCTTCCGGTCGAGGGCGCCACACGCGCAAAACCCGTGGCGGGATCGGGGCGGCCGACCCTGCGTGCGAGCACTCGTGCGGGGAGCACCAAGCCTGCTGCGCCCAAGCGCAAGCCGATACGTCGCTAA
- a CDS encoding IS1595 family transposase: MFDVSPVAGRDYPKTWVQFEEWFATEDACVAYLEKLRWPGGFCCPACGVMDSPVRASRRRLVCRSCAHQSSVTAGTIFDKTRTPLRVWFAAAWHITSQKHGVSALGLQRVLGLSSYQTAWAMLHRFRRAMVRPQRDKLAGTVEVDEAYLALSRNPRVKSGKARSKAHKTSHLVAIAVAVEVHDPKGFGRIRIHRVQGPTIGALIPFVRENVMPGATIRTDGSAIYGPLQEGGFAHEPLVQLGSKIPAHVSLPGVHRVISLLKRWLLGTHQGAVDPRHVDYYLDEFAFRFNRRSSRSRGMMFYRLLQQSAATTPATYVNIRDNVHSEPAANRFARPVELNG; this comes from the coding sequence ATGTTTGATGTCAGCCCCGTAGCTGGTCGCGATTACCCGAAGACTTGGGTGCAATTTGAAGAGTGGTTCGCGACCGAAGACGCGTGTGTTGCCTACCTCGAGAAATTGAGGTGGCCGGGGGGATTTTGCTGCCCTGCATGCGGCGTGATGGACTCACCCGTTCGCGCGAGCCGGCGCCGATTGGTCTGCAGATCCTGTGCGCACCAGAGCAGTGTGACGGCGGGCACCATCTTTGACAAGACCCGCACGCCCCTGCGGGTTTGGTTCGCCGCCGCTTGGCACATCACGAGTCAGAAGCATGGCGTGAGCGCTCTCGGACTGCAGCGGGTGCTTGGCTTGAGCAGCTACCAGACGGCCTGGGCGATGTTGCACCGATTCCGGCGCGCGATGGTCCGCCCGCAACGCGACAAGCTCGCCGGAACGGTTGAAGTTGACGAGGCCTATCTGGCCCTGAGCCGAAACCCCCGCGTGAAGTCTGGCAAGGCGCGCTCCAAGGCGCACAAAACGTCCCATCTGGTCGCCATTGCGGTGGCCGTTGAAGTGCACGATCCCAAGGGCTTTGGCCGCATCCGGATTCACCGCGTGCAGGGTCCAACCATCGGCGCCTTGATCCCGTTCGTGCGCGAAAACGTCATGCCAGGCGCAACGATCCGCACTGACGGATCGGCGATCTACGGGCCACTTCAGGAAGGCGGATTCGCTCATGAACCGCTCGTCCAACTCGGCTCGAAGATCCCTGCGCACGTGTCCTTGCCGGGGGTCCATCGCGTCATTTCGTTGCTCAAACGCTGGTTGCTTGGCACCCATCAGGGAGCCGTCGATCCGCGACACGTGGACTATTACCTCGACGAATTTGCGTTCCGCTTCAACCGACGCTCATCACGATCACGAGGCATGATGTTCTACCGGCTATTGCAGCAATCGGCCGCCACAACGCCGGCGACCTACGTCAACATACGGGACAACGTGCACTCGGAACCGGCCGCCAACCGGTTTGCTCGACCTGTGGAGCTAAATGGATAG
- a CDS encoding nucleoside recognition domain-containing protein, with the protein MLNRLWLGFFLAAAVAALARWLLGGDPAVFAAIVGSLFSMAKLSVDVMLLLFGTLTLWMGLLRIAERAGLVTALARALGPLFRRLMPEVPDGHPAIGLITLNFAANVLGLDNAATPVGLRAMRELQTLNPSSDTASNAQILFLVLNASSLTLLPVSIFMYRAQQGAADPTLVFLPILLATSASTLVGLLSVAFMQRLKLWDPVALAYMAAVALLLGGLLAFLGTLSAATLANASSLVGNLALFGVIIVFLLAGAIKRVPVYEAFIEGAKQGFDVARDLLPYLVAMLCAVGVLRASGALGYAIDGIRWVVKGVGLNTDFVAALPTALVKPLSGSAARAMLIETMQHYGVDSFPALTAATMQGSTETTFYVLAVYYGAVGIRRVRHTVGCALLADLAGIVASIAVCTWFFGTR; encoded by the coding sequence ATGCTCAACCGTCTCTGGCTCGGCTTTTTTCTTGCGGCAGCGGTGGCAGCTCTGGCCCGCTGGTTGCTGGGTGGCGACCCGGCGGTGTTCGCGGCCATCGTTGGGAGCCTTTTCTCGATGGCGAAACTTTCGGTTGATGTGATGCTGCTGTTGTTCGGCACGCTCACGCTTTGGATGGGGCTTCTGCGCATTGCCGAGCGGGCCGGACTCGTCACCGCACTTGCGCGTGCGCTTGGGCCGCTGTTCAGGCGTCTGATGCCTGAGGTTCCCGATGGCCATCCGGCTATCGGCCTCATCACGCTGAACTTTGCCGCCAACGTGCTCGGTCTTGACAACGCCGCCACACCGGTCGGGCTGCGTGCAATGCGCGAGCTCCAAACGCTCAATCCCAGTAGCGACACGGCGAGCAATGCACAGATCCTTTTCCTGGTGCTCAACGCCTCGTCCCTGACGCTGCTGCCAGTAAGCATCTTCATGTACCGTGCGCAGCAGGGGGCGGCCGACCCGACGTTGGTGTTCCTGCCCATTCTGCTGGCCACCAGCGCCTCCACTCTGGTGGGGCTTCTAAGCGTGGCCTTTATGCAGCGCCTCAAGCTTTGGGATCCGGTGGCGCTGGCCTATATGGCTGCCGTTGCGCTGCTGCTGGGAGGACTGCTCGCGTTTCTGGGCACGCTATCGGCGGCGACGCTTGCCAACGCGTCATCGTTGGTTGGCAACTTGGCGCTGTTTGGCGTCATCATTGTCTTCTTGCTCGCCGGGGCCATTAAGCGCGTACCGGTTTATGAGGCCTTTATCGAGGGTGCCAAGCAGGGATTCGACGTGGCGCGTGACTTGCTGCCCTACCTCGTGGCGATGCTGTGTGCCGTTGGCGTGTTGCGTGCCTCGGGGGCTCTGGGCTATGCGATTGACGGCATCCGCTGGGTAGTGAAGGGCGTGGGGCTCAATACAGATTTCGTCGCGGCACTGCCCACAGCGCTGGTCAAGCCACTTTCCGGAAGCGCCGCGCGCGCGATGCTCATCGAGACGATGCAGCATTATGGAGTCGACAGTTTCCCCGCTCTTACCGCCGCCACCATGCAGGGCAGCACCGAGACGACGTTCTACGTGCTGGCTGTGTATTACGGCGCCGTGGGCATCCGCCGGGTGCGGCACACCGTGGGCTGCGCGCTGCTGGCGGACCTGGCCGGGATCGTGGCGTCGATCGCGGTGTGCACTTGGTTTTTCGGCACCCGTTGA